ATCCTTGCTGTCTTTCAGAATATTAGTGCCGTAACTGAAGAATCAGCCGCGAGTTCAGAAGAAATTTCCGCTTCAACTTCAGAACAGGAATCAGCCATTGAAAAAATGTTAAGCCAGGTTGAAGAGTTAGATACTATGGTGGCTCTTTTGAACGATGATATGAACCGGTATAAGGTGTAAAAAAGAGGGAGCACCCCTCTTTTTTTATAACACAATTATGTTTACACCCTGGTTCAAAGCTTGTTATGATAATTATGGAAATTAATTTACTGCAATAAAGTAACTTAATCAGAATTGAGGTGACATCATGACTGAGACTTGGGTGTTTTTGGATACAGGTTATCATACGCCAGAATTCAATATGGCGTTGGATGAGTCTTTACTGAATTGGCACAGTCAAGGGTTGATTCCCCCTGTCTTGCGGTTTTATGGTTGGGACCCTCCAGGCTTGTCATTAGGGTATTTTCAAAAATCAAAAGGAAAAATTGATATTGAGGCCACTCACAACCACGGCTATCGCATTGTGCGACGTCCAACCGGAGGCCGGGCGGTCTTGCATGATAATGAGCTCACTTATAGTGTTATTGTCGCGGAAGAGCATGAAAAAATGCCGAAATCGGTGACAGAAGCTTATCGGGTGATTTCCCAAGGACTTTTGGAAGGATTTAGCGGTCTGGGCATTCAGGCTGACTTTTCCATTCCCGAGGGTAAACTTGGACAAACGAATTCTGCCGTTTGTTTTGAAGAACCTTCTTGGTATGAGTTGATTGTTGAAGACCGCAAAGCTGCCGGGAGCGCCCAAACTAGGCAAAAGGGCGTTATTTTACAACACGGGTCAATTCCGATTGATGTTGATGAAGTTGCGCTTTTTGACTTATTTGTCTATCCGAATGAACGTATCAAAGAACGGGCGCGGCGGTCCTTTGGAGGTAAAGCAGTGGCCATTAACGATGTTCTTGAGGATAAAAAAAACCTTGCCGATGTTAAGGCGGCATTTAAATCTGGATTTGAAAAGGGTTTGGGTGTAAAGTTAGAGCCCTATACTTTAACCAAGGAACAATTAGAAGAAGTTGAAACATTGGCCAAAACAAAATATAGTGATGATAGCTATACATTTTCGCGCTAAATCGGTTAAGGAGTGACCTGACATATGACAAAGAAGGAAGAGCATGTTCGTAAACCAGATTGGCTTAAAGTTAAACTGAATACTAATAAAAATTATACCGGTTTGAAAAAAATGATGCGGGAGAAAAACTTACATACGGTCTGTGAAGAAGCTAAGTGTCCGAATATTCATGAATGCTGGGCGACTAGAAAGACCGCCACTTTCATGATTCTCGGTGATACATGTACCCGCGGTTGCCGCTTTTGTGCTGTTAAAACCGGTTTACCAAATGAATTAGATTGGGCCGAGCCTGAACGCGTTGCTGAATCGGTTGAAATGATGGGACTGCGTCATGCCGTGATTACAGCTGTTGCTCGTGATGACCTTGCAGATGGTGGAGCAGCCGTTTTTGCTGAAACGGTGCGCGCGATTCGCCGCCGTGTTCCCTGGTGTACTGTTGAAATCTTACCTTCTGATATGAAGGGCGATTACGATAGTTTACATACGTTAATGGATTCAGGGCCGGATATTTTCAACCACAATATTGAAACCGTCCGTCGTCTGACGAAACGGGTTCGGGCAATTGCAACTTATGACCGTTCACTGCAATTACTACAGCGGGTCAAAGAGATCTCGCCAAATACACCT
This genomic interval from Tuberibacillus sp. Marseille-P3662 contains the following:
- a CDS encoding lipoate--protein ligase family protein, with product MMTETWVFLDTGYHTPEFNMALDESLLNWHSQGLIPPVLRFYGWDPPGLSLGYFQKSKGKIDIEATHNHGYRIVRRPTGGRAVLHDNELTYSVIVAEEHEKMPKSVTEAYRVISQGLLEGFSGLGIQADFSIPEGKLGQTNSAVCFEEPSWYELIVEDRKAAGSAQTRQKGVILQHGSIPIDVDEVALFDLFVYPNERIKERARRSFGGKAVAINDVLEDKKNLADVKAAFKSGFEKGLGVKLEPYTLTKEQLEEVETLAKTKYSDDSYTFSR
- the lipA gene encoding lipoyl synthase, giving the protein MTKKEEHVRKPDWLKVKLNTNKNYTGLKKMMREKNLHTVCEEAKCPNIHECWATRKTATFMILGDTCTRGCRFCAVKTGLPNELDWAEPERVAESVEMMGLRHAVITAVARDDLADGGAAVFAETVRAIRRRVPWCTVEILPSDMKGDYDSLHTLMDSGPDIFNHNIETVRRLTKRVRAIATYDRSLQLLQRVKEISPNTPVKSSMMVGLGETKEEIEQAMDDLLAHDVDIMAIGQYLQPTKKHLNVERYYHPDEFDELKRIALEKGFRHCEAGPMVRSSYHADEQVNEASRRRQLQYEEEDVESSM